A portion of the Oryzias melastigma strain HK-1 linkage group LG1, ASM292280v2, whole genome shotgun sequence genome contains these proteins:
- the lrrtm1 gene encoding leucine-rich repeat transmembrane neuronal protein 1 encodes MLMDFLLIGLYLKWPLKKPPGLILFSLGFFLRAIPLVEGVCPRLCRCDSKLLYCEGLNLTEIPRNLSSAMGLSMRENNLTELREGQLAGLSQLTWLYLDHNNIDIVEEGAFDRLRRVKELDLSSNRIESLPNGTFRPLPNLRILDLSYNRLQALEPDLFHGLRKLTNLHLRYNGLKFVPVRIFQDCRSMQFLDLGYNQLQSLARNSFAGLFKLTELHLEHNELVKVNLAHFPRLISLRTLYMHNNRATIVVNTLEWIWHFLEKIDLSANEIEYIESHVFESTPNLKVLMLDSNRLTSVDQRVLDSWSSLDSITLAGNDWECSRNVCALASWLSAFRGQRDSSLLCSSPDTAQGEDVLDAVYAFQLCEDSPVEVTTAGLYASTRDQAQGGSVFLGQFTPNPYDGEGSEVVTSSFTVTVGLDDPESTMQIHKVVTGTMALIFSFLIIVLMLYVAWKCFPAGIRQLRQCFSNQRRKQKQKQSMQQMAAISTPEYYVDYKPNHIEGALVIINEYGSCTCQQQPSRECEV; translated from the coding sequence ATGCTAATGGATTTCCTCCTAATTGGACTGTACTTAAAGTGGCCACTGAAGAAGCCCCCTGGGTTAATATTGTTctctttgggattttttttaagagccaTTCCCTTGGTGGAGGGAGTTTGTCCAAGGCTGTGCCGTTGCGACAGCAAGCTGCTGTACTGCGAGGGGCTCAACCTCACGGAAATTCCCCGCAATCTAAGCAGCGCCATGGGCTTATCGATGAGAGAAAACAACTTGACTGAATTGCGAGAAGGCCAACTAGCTGGTCTGTCACAGTTAACCTGGCTCTATCTGGATCACAACAACATTGACATTGTAGAGGAGGGTGCATTTGACAGGCTACGACGGGTAAAGGAATTAGACCTGAGCAGTAACCGGATTGAGAGTCTGCCAAATGGTACATTTAGACCTCTTCCGAACCTGCGCATCTTGGACCTTTCCTACAACAGACTGCAGGCTCTTGAGCCAGACCTGTTCCATGGCCTTAGAAAGCTCACAAATTTGCATTTGCGCTACAATGGTCTTAAATTTGTGCCAGTACGGATTTTTCAGGACTGCAGGAGCATGCAGTTTCTGGATTTGGGATACAACCAACTGCAGAGCCTTGCACGGAATTCCTTTGCTGGCCTCTTCAAGTTGACTGAATTGCATCTTGAGCACAATGAACTGGTCAAAGTCAACCTAGCCCATTTCCCTCGCCTCATCTCTCTACGTACTCTGTACATGCACAACAATCGTGCCACCATTGTTGTCAACACCCTAGAGTGGATATGGCATTTTTTGGAGAAGATTGACCTGTCAGCCAATGAAATTGAGTACATTGAGTCACACGTTTTTGAGAGCACCCCCAACCTCAAGGTGTTGATGCTTGACTCCAATAGACTGACCTCTGTGGACCAGCGCGTCCTGGATTCATGGTCTTCACTGGACAGCATTACCCTGGCAGGGAATGACTGGGAATGCAGTCGTAATGTGTGTGCCTTGGCTTCTTGGCTGAGTGCCTTCCGAGGCCAGCGTGACAGTTCCCTGTTGTGTTCAAGCCCTGACACTGCACAGGGCGAGGATGTGTTGGATGCCGTCTATGCTTTTCAGCTATGTGAGGATTCCCCAGTAGAGGTAACCACAGCAGGCCTGTATGCCTCAACAAGGGATCAGGCCCAGGGTGGCTCTGTGTTTCTGGGCCAATTCACCCCAAACCCTTACGACGGTGAGGGTAGTGAGGTGGTCACAAGTTCATTCACTGTCACAGTGGGCCTTGATGACCCAGAGAGCACCATGCAGATCCATAAGGTGGTGACTGGCACCATGGCACTTATTTTCTCCTTTCTCATCATTGTGCTCATGTTGTATGTGGCATGGAAGTGCTTTCCAGCTGGAATAAGGCAACTGAGGCAGTGCTTTAGCAATCAGCGGCGTAAGCAGAAGCAAAAGCAAAGCATGCAGCAGATGGCTGCAATTTCTACACCGGAATACTATGTTGACTACAAACCTAACCACATTGAAGGAGCACTGGTGATCATCAATGAATACGGGTCTTGTACTTGCCAACAACAACCTTCTCGGGAATGCGAGGTGTGA